ACATGGGTGAAATATTCCGTGGCGGCATTCAGTCGATTGATGTGGGGCAGACCGAGGCCGGTTTGTCCCTGGGCTTTACCCCGCTTCAGGTGTTTCGGTACATTGTCTTCCCCCAGGCTTTCCGGCGGGTGATTCCGTCCATGGGCAACGAAATGGTGACATTGACCAAGGATTCTTCTTTGGTCAGTTTCATTGGCGTTGCCGAGCTCACCTATCGGGCGACTCTGATTGCCGCCCGGACGTACGCATATTTCACCATGTACGTTGGCATTGCCTTGGTTTACTTCGTGATGACCTACACTCTGTCACAATTATTGTTGCTATTGGAAAGGAGGATGGGACCAGTTGATCAAGATAGTGGACTTAGAAAAGTCCTTCGGCGCCAATCAGGTGTTGAAAGGCGTTACGGCCTCGGTTAGTCAAGGTGAAGTGGTGGTGCTGATTGGGGCCAGCGGTTCTGGCAAGAGCACCTTGTTGCGCTGTATAAACCTCCTGGAAGAACCCAATGGCGGCCAAATCTTTATCGACGGTGTGGAGGTCACCGCCCGGGGCGTGGCCAAGCATGTGGTGCGCCGGGAGACGGGGATGGTGTTCCAGCAGTTTAACCTCTTCCCCCACAAACGGGTGATTGACAATATCACCATGGCTTCAATCAAGGTGCGGAAGACAGAAAAGGGCGCTGCCGAGGAACTTGCTTTGGATTTATTGCGTAAAGTCGATCTGGAGGAAAAGGCATACTCCTGGCCCCATCAGCTCTCGGGCGGTCAGCAGCAGCGGGTCGCCATCGCCCGGGCGCTGGCGATGAGGCCGAAGGTAATGCTCTTTGATGAGGTTACCTCCTCTTTGGACCCGGGTATGACCGGGGAAGTGTTGGCGGTAATGAAACAGCTGGCCGCCGACGGGATGACGATGATCGTCGTCACCCATGAGATGGCCTTCGCACGGGAAGCGGGCGACAAAGTGCTATTTATGCACGAGGGCGTAATCGCCGAGGAGGGCCCGCCTGCGGGGCTCTTCAGCAATCCTCGCAATGAGGCGACCCGGGATTTCCTTAGTAAAGTCTTGTAGATCTGCGCATTTCACACCGGTGGGTAAGGAGTTACTCATCGGTGTTTTGTTTCCCCGATGTTTGTTCGGGGCAATGTTGGCAGCGCTTGGGATTATCGGTCCCGGTGAAAACGGTTGCTTTCGACGGAAATGTGAGGTATAATCCATTTAAGTGAACACTTAAATGGATTGGGGTGAGGAGGAGTGACTGAGCTTATAAAATTAAAAGCCCTGGCGGATGAAACCCGGCTTGCAATGATTAAGTTGCTATTGACCCACGATTTTTGCGTAGGCGCCTTGGCTAAGCAATTGGGGATTTCCAACGCCGCAGTTTCCCAGCATCTCCAGGTTCTACGCCAGGCCGGTCTTGTCCGCGGTCAAAAACGGGGCTACTGGATGCATTATTCGGTGGCCCGGGAGGTAGTGGCGGATTTAGCTGATGAACTTAAGGCTTTGGTGGCCCGGGGAGGGGATGTGGTTTTTAAATGCCAGGACAGCAAACCCGAGAGCAATAAATGTTGCCAGGGCTGAAAAAAGAAGAGACGGGGTGTGAAGATGAACATTGCCGAGGCAAAGAACCTGACAAAGTTATATGGCGATTTTTGTGCCGTTGATCAGGTGAGTTTTCAGATTAAGCGGGGAGAGATTTTCGGGTTTCTCGGCCCCAACGGTGCCGGCAAGACGACAACAATTAACATGCTCACCGGACTTGCTTCAATTACTGGCGGGCAGCTATCAATTGCCGGTTTCGATGGCAATCGGGAGATTAAACGCGCTCAACAGGTAATGGGGATTGTTCCCGATGAAAGTAACCTCTATCCGGAGCTGAGCGGTTTTGACAATCTCTGCTTTTGTGCCGCCCTATATGGCCTGGAAAGCGTGGAGCGCCAGGCACGGGCCCGAGACCTGCTGACCCAGGTCGGCCTGGAGCAGGTGGCCGACAAAAAGTTTCAGACCTATTCCAAGGGCATGAAGCGGCGCCTGACAATTGCCGCCGGTTTGATTCATGAACCGGAGATTCTCTTTTTGGATGAACCGACCAGCGGCATCGATGTGGAAAGCGCCCGACAGATCCGCAGTTTGCTGCGCCAGTTAAACGCTGGGGGAACAACGATGTTTTTGACCACCCACTACATAGAAGAGGCAGAGCGACTGTGTGACCGGATTGCTTTTATCGTCCAGGGCAAGATTGTCCGCACCGGCAGTATAGATGAGTTGATGGCGGAGGCCCAGCAGGAGCAGATCGTTGAGTTCAGCTTGGATGAACATACAGAGGCATCCGAACAAGTACTGCGCCAAGCCTTCCAGGAATATAAAATCACTGCTCCTGTAGCCGGTAAGTTGCGGGTCTCTGCTTCTGAGCCAATTGCCCTCTTTCCGTTCATGGAAGTTTTCCAAAAACATTCGCTCAATGTCTATGAAGCAAAAGTGATTCGGCCCTCACTGGAGGAAGTGTTTGTCAAGATTACCGGACTGGATTCGGGTAAACTGGCTGCCACCCAGGGAAAAAGGAGGCGAGG
This genomic window from Bacillota bacterium contains:
- a CDS encoding amino acid ABC transporter permease → MDAIKFELIVDALPALLQGARLSLLVSACSVSIGICLGIIIASGRLSKFKPFSMLAGAYVAFLRGTPMIVQIFIVHFGLVEFGIRLPAIASGIIALSLNSGAYMGEIFRGGIQSIDVGQTEAGLSLGFTPLQVFRYIVFPQAFRRVIPSMGNEMVTLTKDSSLVSFIGVAELTYRATLIAARTYAYFTMYVGIALVYFVMTYTLSQLLLLLERRMGPVDQDSGLRKVLRRQSGVERRYGLG
- a CDS encoding amino acid ABC transporter ATP-binding protein, producing MIKIVDLEKSFGANQVLKGVTASVSQGEVVVLIGASGSGKSTLLRCINLLEEPNGGQIFIDGVEVTARGVAKHVVRRETGMVFQQFNLFPHKRVIDNITMASIKVRKTEKGAAEELALDLLRKVDLEEKAYSWPHQLSGGQQQRVAIARALAMRPKVMLFDEVTSSLDPGMTGEVLAVMKQLAADGMTMIVVTHEMAFAREAGDKVLFMHEGVIAEEGPPAGLFSNPRNEATRDFLSKVL
- a CDS encoding winged helix-turn-helix transcriptional regulator; the encoded protein is MTELIKLKALADETRLAMIKLLLTHDFCVGALAKQLGISNAAVSQHLQVLRQAGLVRGQKRGYWMHYSVAREVVADLADELKALVARGGDVVFKCQDSKPESNKCCQG
- a CDS encoding ABC transporter ATP-binding protein, yielding MNIAEAKNLTKLYGDFCAVDQVSFQIKRGEIFGFLGPNGAGKTTTINMLTGLASITGGQLSIAGFDGNREIKRAQQVMGIVPDESNLYPELSGFDNLCFCAALYGLESVERQARARDLLTQVGLEQVADKKFQTYSKGMKRRLTIAAGLIHEPEILFLDEPTSGIDVESARQIRSLLRQLNAGGTTMFLTTHYIEEAERLCDRIAFIVQGKIVRTGSIDELMAEAQQEQIVEFSLDEHTEASEQVLRQAFQEYKITAPVAGKLRVSASEPIALFPFMEVFQKHSLNVYEAKVIRPSLEEVFVKITGLDSGKLAATQGKRRRGK